A region of Paenibacillus sp. JNUCC-31 DNA encodes the following proteins:
- a CDS encoding serine hydrolase domain-containing protein, producing MSSRILKPVFVFFISVLLVFLISVPAFATARIQIGETPSGIPYDELGENIDNYVNSHIGKSTPGAAVVVTKGDRIIFSKGYGYANIDQKTAVDPASTVFAYGSINKAFVWTSVMQMVEAGKMRLDEDIRAYFSKEIAERLRYDKPISMLDIMSHTAGYEQHPLSTFTRSKESLTSLEETLLSNQPEQIYEPGTVIAYSNFATALAALAVEKVSGESFSDYEMNHILKPLAMNRSTGHPTLADHQDLLKTKATGYAMKQDGGFEARAPYYVPMYPAGAMEGTAEDLARFAMALYDPNSPLFIQPDTARKMLSRSYTPNEEILSNAHGFWEYRADPHVVGHSGNVKGFSSNFAIVPEEQLGIIVLTNMEIEQKLAAGIINLLIQDQTKETENTVPAAGLSPSGKIAGYYVQSGGTYSTYHEVINYLGLIKVQPKGEHDLILSVMGMTGELKQTSPNVYQFARSDSPSFERLAPILYAEISDEGVLRLSKGIATDILPIKGSRSLPALITYLIWVSLAILFFLVAPFVLLIRWLQRRRKSTMVRTNHLMSSFILCGTLLVVNVLYQLVSAMINENVTVDQMNLGVFINWVLALLATGLFGISVVKGGYPPRSRWQKVSHTVTVILFFGFVLVMAQWNFFNFIP from the coding sequence ATGAGTTCTAGAATATTGAAGCCTGTTTTTGTGTTTTTTATAAGTGTACTTCTTGTTTTTCTTATCTCGGTCCCAGCCTTTGCAACGGCCAGAATACAAATAGGGGAAACCCCTTCTGGAATTCCTTATGACGAGCTGGGGGAGAATATTGATAACTATGTAAATTCCCATATTGGAAAATCAACTCCTGGCGCCGCGGTTGTGGTCACTAAGGGTGACAGGATTATTTTTTCCAAGGGTTATGGATATGCCAATATTGATCAAAAGACTGCTGTTGATCCTGCTTCAACCGTATTTGCCTACGGATCTATTAATAAAGCGTTCGTCTGGACTTCTGTCATGCAAATGGTGGAAGCGGGCAAGATGAGGCTAGATGAAGATATTCGGGCATATTTTTCAAAAGAGATTGCGGAAAGGCTGCGTTATGACAAGCCAATTTCAATGCTGGATATTATGAGCCACACTGCTGGCTATGAGCAGCATCCGCTAAGTACGTTTACACGGTCGAAAGAGAGCCTGACTTCATTGGAAGAGACGCTACTGTCTAACCAGCCGGAACAAATCTATGAACCTGGCACAGTGATTGCCTACTCCAACTTTGCAACGGCTTTGGCTGCTTTGGCGGTGGAGAAGGTGAGCGGAGAATCTTTCTCGGACTACGAGATGAACCATATCCTAAAGCCCCTAGCCATGAACCGCAGCACGGGTCATCCGACGTTAGCGGATCACCAGGATTTGCTGAAGACAAAAGCAACAGGTTACGCTATGAAACAGGATGGCGGTTTCGAAGCGAGAGCGCCCTATTATGTTCCTATGTATCCTGCGGGGGCCATGGAAGGTACGGCGGAAGATCTAGCTCGGTTCGCCATGGCTCTGTATGACCCGAATAGCCCACTCTTCATCCAGCCGGACACCGCGCGGAAGATGCTCTCCCGGAGTTATACCCCAAACGAAGAAATCCTATCGAATGCACATGGCTTTTGGGAATATCGGGCAGACCCGCACGTCGTTGGACACAGTGGGAATGTTAAGGGTTTTTCCAGCAACTTTGCGATCGTTCCCGAAGAGCAACTTGGCATCATAGTCTTGACCAACATGGAGATAGAGCAGAAGCTCGCTGCTGGTATCATTAATCTACTGATTCAGGACCAAACGAAAGAAACGGAAAACACTGTACCGGCTGCCGGGTTGTCTCCCTCCGGGAAAATCGCAGGATATTATGTCCAGTCGGGTGGCACGTACTCTACGTACCATGAGGTTATCAACTACCTTGGTTTAATAAAGGTGCAACCGAAAGGTGAGCATGATCTGATCTTGAGCGTGATGGGAATGACCGGAGAACTCAAGCAAACCAGTCCAAATGTATACCAATTTGCTAGGTCCGACAGTCCAAGTTTCGAAAGGTTGGCGCCGATTCTGTACGCGGAAATATCGGACGAAGGTGTATTACGATTGAGCAAAGGGATCGCCACGGATATATTGCCGATCAAGGGAAGTCGATCGCTTCCTGCCCTGATCACCTATTTGATATGGGTTTCCTTAGCTATCCTTTTTTTTCTGGTGGCTCCATTCGTTTTATTGATTCGGTGGCTTCAGCGCAGAAGAAAGAGTACTATGGTAAGAACTAACCATTTAATGTCGTCCTTTATCTTGTGCGGGACACTTCTGGTCGTTAATGTCCTATACCAGCTGGTGAGTGCAATGATCAATGAAAACGTGACGGTGGACCAAATGAACTTGGGGGTCTTTATCAATTGGGTGCTAGCCTTGCTAGCCACAGGGCTGTTTGGGATCTCCGTTGTTAAGGGCGGATATCCCCCGCGATCCAGATGGCAGAAAGTGTCGCATACTGTGACAGTAATATTGTTTTTCGGTTTTGTGCTG